CAACGAGGCAACAATGTGTTGAATTATGAAGGTCATCATCAACTCCTAAAACAAGTtcgaaaaaattctcaaatcaAAGTTGCATTATCCCTAGGTAGCGGGtgaaagattattaaaatttcaaggtCTCTACAGGTAAAATCAGATAAGCcaaatcttttataatattattgctcGTTAtggattctttatttattttgatttatatatgaATAGAATACTATTAAAGTAGTCCTACCAGCTAATCTATATTGAATTTGGAGGAGAAAATTTTATGGAGCGGGATGATTAGCAAACCTAAGGCCCTTATATTTGTATCActacaataaatatatgtctTAAGTGCTACTAATTCAGTAATCTTGTCGCTTGAAAGTACGGAGTAGTTTGCGTCAAATTTGGAAGTTCTgatttttgcagacttgtttatggtGTTGgttcaatgaataatccaagtttgtgacctcgaacgcaactttgtcaaaaatcgaaaaaaatcgtgaaaatttcGGCTTTTTTCAGATTATGGCGTTTATAAACCTAAAGGAGTACGATATGAGACTAGACTTTTTGTGTTTGGAGATGATGTTACCTCAAGCCTGTCAATTAATTACCTGGATTTAATCGTTCATTTGACCTCGATGGCtaatagttattatatttttgttgaaaaatatctCCCAAAAGACAAGCAATGAACGATATATCAagctaaatattataaatttttattggaacCGGAAAAGTTAAGTACAGTCACTTTAAGGTAACTATACCCCTCGAAATACGAATCAGAAAGTCAaactattaagaaaaaatgacaaCTTGGGGATCAGGAAAAGAGAAATACGGGTCGTCCGTGTTTGTTAGAATAACAGCAATAATATATGTTTAGTTAAGTAAATTCCTTCAAAACAGAACTTTCTTAAAAGGCGAAACAATTgaatttgtttgttattcattatagttttctaaataaaaaaataaaaatgaacataaatAATGAACGAGTTAATATTCTAAgagattttttaacataataaaaatatttgtaacttaCCAGGAAACATATCTGTCGGTGgccaattttttatatatcctGTACAATGGACGACTGCATAATTTTGCCCATCACGAGTCGGTCCAAGACTATTTCGTTGTTTAAGCCGATTCAAGTGACCAAACGCCATATTTTCAGCAGCAATATCACCAACTTTCATTCGACAAATGAAACCACGTCTGGATCCCATACATAGTCTCATTGAACTTTGATGGCCATCTTTTTTCACTGTGCCTGTCTTTAAATCTAAAATCCGTCCAGTATTCTGAGGTTCTTGTGTTGATAATTGTTCACGTACTTTATCAACGTCTTCGGGGTGGATATTATCGTAAATACACGAACCATACCAGTCACtttgatgataatttaaaacTGGAGCAACTGAATCCGACACATATATAATTCGGCCAGTATCACAACTTACAACAAATAAGAAGCCATCAGCTGCCTCTAGTATTAAGTGCTTTAGTTCTTGATCAGTTAAAAACGCGGGTTTATAATGCTCATCTGTACTTCTGTTACCTGTCCCTCGAAGATTTTTCATATGTGCTACAGCCATTCGAAGTATAGTTAATTTATCAGGTTTTCGGGCTAATGCACTACATGTTGGCACCATATCAGATAATTCCGTAATATATGCAGTCATTTTATTACGTCGACGTCGTTCAATCTCACAATGATTTTCTCTACTTGCAAAACGTTCTTTATCTTGAATATTTTCTTCCTCCATTCTTGTGCGTTGATATTTCGTGTTACGATTATGAACTACGTCTTCATTAGATGCAACACTTCCACTGCTCACACGGCGTttgtgattatttaaattatgtccTGGTATTGAATATGACACCGTAGACATTTGCTAATATTTAAAACAGGATCATTCAAAActatttacgttttttttacaTCAGAATTTAAGACATAACCTCAAACTGATTGATGACAGttgttgtattatattttttatcatagtaaatagatttgtattattattcacatTAAATAATTCGTGAATAACCTTCgattaaaataaacacaaactAAATTCACTTAAGTTTAATTatatatgattaaaatataataaatgtagaaCCCAATTTACTAACTTAGTTCTGTATCCTAGTATTACAAAACTACAATATGTAAATATACAGAttgtacacaaaatattttactctttcatattattaaaaagtttactgcattatgtaaattataaatattataatacaaattaaatgaTAAGAAATATTGAGCTAACTAGGTATATgcatattgaattaattataacaaagtAGTGTATAccagttatatgtgtgttttttatgtttacatatacatacaacttaattattaaaaagtttaatttatatagcgtgtataatgaataattatttgagaaatttttctgaaaaaaaattaatttcatagcttaaaattagaatttttcatttcaaattgtATTTTGGGTTTTTGTTTGGTAATAATGCAGGAATTCAGCACAACAATTATAAAACGCCATCTTGTATATATGTACGTTGAACTTATAAAAACTTAGACAAAAAATTCaactgtgaaaataattttcatattagttgaatttctatataaaaatgtacgTTTATAGCAATGTAGGCTTATAGCTTTAAACAAGGTCTTAagtaattgtgaaaattaaaaaaaaaaaatttctgaagaCATTTTAAACGCTTAAACAATAAAGTCTATGATTAGTCTATATTTTTTAGGCCTAtacgaattaaatttattaggaCTAAGTTAGGCACTCAGCATATCTCAAGaatcatatttatacttagttggATATCTGAGTGTCTAAAGTAAGCGCGTTCGGAACTTAGTGGGGGTTTATAGTATCAAATCAAAGATAAAGTTCTTTTGCTTGTTAATTATAAGCTTATATGCTCAGTTAgtgttatatttgaatatatcagtattttattatatattgataaatggtaagtaatcaggtggtttcaattggaactactgaaaaagagGCTGTATATAGGTACCTATTGTCTGCGTTCAGTTCAAGTGAAGTACTGGCACCCCATGTATCGATAATCTATTCATTATTTCAGGTACATGGAGTGTTGGTACTAACTCAGCAATACAGTGCTCTCAGTTCAGCTAGACGCAACGATTGCCATAATGCTCTACTTacattcattttgtaaatgttatTTTCCAGATATGCTGGGTTTTATCTATGGGGTTTAGAGGTAAAGGAGTACATTCTCTTATGGCTGTTTTGTGCCACCAAAATAGTATTGACTAAATGTGCTATAATGGCGCTCGTGTAACGGAGTGTAAgttcatgtatatatatatatatatatatgaactGTATGTCCTCTGGAACACCAATAGCATCTTAATTCTTTACACTCCATAGTTTTATCTTTGCTTTAGCATACCTGAGTTGTCCTGAACACGATCAATATTTATAACGGAGTTTAAACTcacatattattttcattttatagatGTTATTTCTCGGATATTATGAGTTTCTAACTTGGATGTAATCATGGAGATATACCATAGAGCTGTTATagacataggaaacgcaataagtgattTCTCGACTGCAGGTAGAGAGTGAGAGAGGTAGAAAGAGACAGAAATTGTAGACGTATAAGAGAGACGAAGGCAGCTATATGCGCCTACTTTATCTGCCTCTCTTCAGCTATGCATATGCTTATTACTTTATCTAATTCTCTCTACTGCGATCAACCGTTTGGTGGCGACTTTgtagctctatggtattatctctatgggtGTAACAAATCTTAGTTAATTTAAACAGGCCCATTATTGTTAACAACTGAAAATTAATCAACGCGTTCAGTACAGATTAGACCAGCTAGACCTAAGTTAGAAATACAGCATATCTGAACTTCTTTTTTGTCTTTTGAGTTTTGATATAAGAACCCATACCCGAAGtttgtaaaagtatttttgaatcatttgaaaattatctttgactgacaattttttcaaaagaatcgAAATATCATTGTTACCGGTTGATTTGCACACTGTAAGTATAGAGCTGTAACTATTcaatttgtaatatttcattacgtttgaaattttgaattttttgtatcagATTACTACTTTACTAGAATATTTTGAACCAATCACTCTTCTAGTTCATAAGTTAACTATTAGAGACTTTTGatccttattattttatttataaatacatttagatAATACTGATTAAatacattacaaaattaaagCTTTAACTGTAACACATTTGAAAGATTTAAAGAAGATAATCGGGaagtatctattaaaaaatttaacgataCGGTAagtattacatatacatacttaTTCTACCTTTGAATATGGTAGAAGGTCTTATTTGTAACTGTTGAAGGTGAATAATAAAATCTGACGATAAAGATTATTAATAAAGTGCTTACAttgtttttcattgaaatataaatgtttataaatattttaatgttttgataaCAACATACTTAtcgaatatataaatacatatagtaAGTATAATAGGTTAGGGgtgccaaataaaaatttcaaaaaaacaggAAACCGTAGTTTACCTTTTCTTTGGTATTCATAAATATGCGAAGAataaattgtacaattttttgttcttgacaaattattcatattatcacAATAATTAACTCTAGTTTTTAGATAATTATACTTTTcttggactttttttttttacatttgtctatcattttgtatataagataaagaaaatttttattcataaagcattaattttttttaaatggccaAAAAAAGCTTAATTTATGCTTTGTAAACCGGAGACTGAAGAAACGCTCAGAAAACCAGAGACCCCGATCCAAAACTGGAGAGTTGGCAGCCCTATCATAGGTGTATTATAATGTtgcattttgtttatattagtaGCACGTACTTACATATGTCATTGTAACAAGATTCATTCACCATTCGTCAtacttttcttcttatttttaattgtttttggtGATTTTCTAGtcttattatgtatatttactaTCAATGGCTGCGTTCAGCAGAATTGAGCTGAGTCAAACTGCCGATACATGCATGGGCGTACCTAGAGGAAGGAAAATCAGTGCAGTTCTTCCGTCCCTAGACTTGGATTTACCACATATGAAGTTGGCTAAGTTTGTGTACTTgcgaaaatattattgaatttatgaaatttttataccaataaTATCTGATTTGTTGAGCACTGACCACTTTCTAGCTAAGCACTAACGAGCCAATAAATAGGCTTACATATAAACACGAGCCAATAAATACAGgtggtttttttaaaagtttccacCCTTGTATTTCGAAAAgagaatagaaaattataaaacgtGAAAACACATATCGGTTCATTTTTAGAGAGAGAGATATGCTCGCaggtaaaacataaaaattattttttagcaaTTCATGGTATCAAAATACTGATCTAAATATGAAATACAGAGGAGCGTGTAAACAATTACCAAAGAATACCGAACGTATTCTTTGACATTACCTTTCTACCTGAGAACATACatttaaatgacataaaaaGGGAATTTCTATTAATTGACTTACGAACTAGAGTTGTGAATGACATAAAATAGATTATATGTTCTATGCTTTTTTGTTTGTCGCCATCAAAGTGCCATTTAATGTTTCTTGGAGTCGCGAATAAAACACCCAAAATTAATAAGGTCGAATTTGATCGTTTGTGCGCTGGGACAATGCCATGATAGCTTAATAGACATGAAAAATGTGACTGATGTTAAAAGCAAGTCAATGGAACTTTTTATAAACTATCTTGGTACATATGCGACATACTTTTATGtcgtgtttaaaaatattaaatatcattagACTGATAacctaaaaaaatcattattaaaaaattggtgaattatttgataaaataattcataaaccGACGCCATACTGGTGAATCGTTCCGAAATATACTGGCCAGtgcgtgtatatatatattcttaaatatatattcttattgTATTCGTCAATTACGACTAAGTCTTTTTCAGACGCCATTATTCCtttaatgaacaataaataaataaatttctcgcACAACACCCGGTGAACACATGTACACTGTCATGCTCGTTTTACCAGTACAATATGGCGTTGATTTCTGACGTCATGAACACTGGCCAGTATACTGGTTTATATTACGGAGCACACCCAATATTATGAAGTTAATCATAATTAAATCagatttttatcaatatcattTAGTGATAAAAATCAacctgttaaaaatttaataaatatttgcttaaatttaaaatttgccatCTATCTCTGTTTACTGCTCAGACTAAATTGTGGTATAAAATATCAGTAACGGTGTggcaattatatatatatatacaccgtgttccgttattaactgcagaaacctaacttttcaaaataaggtcatcaagagcaacaaaaaaactcttttccaaatttcgatctgagccttaatttgggagctacaggtatgacaaaaattgataaatttgattattcattggctgtcattcgataaccagtaaccaatgataataagaagataatagtaaattttttttaaataatattcaactgaggtagggatttttagaaattataacatgatttgattcgtttatattattttgcaaaaacattaaattattgtacgaaaacaaataaactatgtgacaatgggtgtggtttgcttgcttagatccaatgataaattgtttacttataattattattattttctaagaataatagaataaaaatatttaaattataaaaagtgggacaatttaataatttgatacattttttgttttttattattctgagaaaataataatacttataagtaaacaatttatcattggatctaagcaagcaaaccacacccattgtcacatagtttatttgtttacgtacaataatttaatgtttttgcaaaataatataaacgaatcaaatcatgttataatttctaaaaatccctacctcagttgaatattatttaaaaaaaatttactattatcttcttattatcattggttactggttatcgaatgacagccaatgaataatcaaatttatcaatttttgtcatacctgtagctcccaaattaaggctcagatcgaaatttggaaaagagtttttttgttgctcttgatgaccttattttgaaaagttaggtttctgcagttaataacggaacacggtgtatatatatttttttttatttaaaaaaaaaaaaatattaagtaaattattatttaaaagggattaatttttttcttataaaaatccGAATATTATTATCCGAAAAAGACCGGAGACACGTCGAAAAAGCGAGACTCCGATCCAAAACTGGAGAGTTGGCAACCTGGTAACCCTATGTACGAGGTTGGGTAGATTTGGCTGTTATATAGATATTTTGtttgtgtattaaaaaataaaatataacatttaaaaaaatcagacTTCATTCTTTAAAGTCGTCTATTGATAAAACAACTTTTGGGATCTTATTTGAGATCTTATGAaggattcttttaaattaagataGGTATATTTTGTAATGTTCGTTTAGCCTAAATTGTATAttacatttgaataaaatgGTACTTGCTCCGCAATTgcaatatattaagaaatttacaacttggaaaaataagtaattaaataagtattttttttccttaGTAGAAATATTACCatctttataaaaaactgaTATCTACTagaattatatgtttaaaataagtaaaaaaaataattgaaaataatccgCCACATAGTTtcaatgaaaaagtaaaaataatcacacatttatacgattttttttagtGGAGGGGATACGGAAAGAATTGTATGGAACTGTTTACAAGACAACTATATTAGAGTATACTGTGGTTGTTACAGAAAAACTATAGTAGAGTATTGTAAACAACTGCTCAAACACTGagtaatgtgtgtgtgtgtctcaTTTCACTACAAGCTCATATACTCGTATAATCCAAAATAGTTTTGACCATATAATAACGGAGCAACTACCTTAATAACTCCTATTATTGCGAAAAAAATACTCACAGAATAAAACCAAGACAAATATGATTGTTGTTAATATTGCAACTGTTATAAACATATTTCTTAAATCGCTTCCAATTTCATCTATATTGTCACTGTTTCTAACAAGCATGGGTGGTAGTAAAAACCCGATTGCAACGCCCAACTGGAAAAACGAAATAGCTTAAGAGCAAAGTCAACGCGATCAAtctattttacaacttttttgggcctattactcaaaaagtaaaaattcgaatgtaataaaatttgaaaagcacaatcataccataaaatttacagtttctacgaaaatatccaaaaattaaacaaaaaattttaagatttttttctgGGGAAAACTTGTGAGCTTGCCCTTTTGAAATCATGTTAAAATTGTGTATTCCAAATTTCATTACCTTCGGACTATTATTTTTTGGAGTAATAGACttgcaaaaattgtaaaacatatCTAGTATGGCCGCTAATTTAACTTTGCTCTTAAGAAACTAATATCTAAATTGCGTCATGCGGAACTTAGGTATCTActcaaataaaagaaacaaaatatattattagatttttgtagccattttacattttaagaagctaatggaaaatatttacaaaaataccaAGAAAATCAGTGTGTTTGTAAGGACTTCCACGGGGTAGggtcactttttttaaaacttgctacaaatttgtaaattaattctaCGGTAgtaaatgattataataaaaaattaagaaacagTATGTTTCCCGGACTTTTAATggaataattagttttaaaaattggaaatttaacaTGTAAGTAAATGGGGATCAATTCAGTTGTATCTTTGGTTATGAACTTAATATgaataagaatttaaataaaataagctttcgattaaaataataaaaaaaggtggGTTTCCGAACGAATTACggatatatttgatattttttatgaacttcCTGCTTTTTTTGAAGATACTTCCGACTTGTAATAGCTCACATAATACCTCACTTAGCAACGCCGTCTGTCATCAAAAATAACTAAACCCATTCTTCACCAATCAAACttgttaaacaataaaaaaataacttaaacaaaagttgcaaagttttatgggggcatcatgttctgacatcatatTGGATCTAGTCCCgagggttgctttaatagtcaatttagatcctaaatttaaaaaaaaactatttaaaataaagttaaaaccttaataaattattgaatacaaaaaaattccgtTGTGCTAGATTAATTAGGGATGTATgcgcacggtagtggggacacaaatttaaaaaaatttattttttcaattttgatggtgaattatgtttttgcttgacaatataagacgaaaagtaagaatataatttttcgatacctggagtaatttttcaaaatgtcgaaaattgaaaactttgctttcgatatttcgaaaaccaaggcagatatcgaaaaattttgttcttcattttcgtctacattcatgaagttataaaaaaattcttcatcaaagttgaaaataaggtacaaataatttcagtactaaatctaaaattgccttggtgctcgtactagcttaaaaacaaagtaaactCAAATTTAATATCGCTTTAAGATGCCCCCTTCGAGTAGAACAACTATTAGCtggttcattattttaaaagactCTTCCCTAGTTATAGTATACAATCTGAACATacacttttcgaaaaatatcttttacatgttgatataaaaaaattaacttacttGATTTCCAAATACACCTATGCTACAAGCTGAACTAACTTGACCTGGTCCAAACCATACGGCTGCTAATCTGGCCGGTACACTCAATATAAAAACTTGGCTTAGCGCAGCAAATGTTTGTCCAATAAATGTAACTGCAAATAAATTTGGAGCTACAGAAAAGACTTTTATCCAAGCTCCTAAACATGTACCAAATGAACCGATTATAGTAGTAAAGCGTAAACCCTATAagcataaatattaatagtaattcaatttattttaatttacatgagtaagatttttatttagctATAGGCATAGGAATAAATGAGCCATGAGTATACATTTTCTGGAATTCTTGTCAGATAGAAGCTACCACTCAATAAAAAGTACAAtagtgaatattttataattttttaaaaatcctcTTCTGGATTATATGATGAAATAACTGTAGAGCAGGCAAGTTTCTTTCAGGGCTGCAGTTTGTTTAAGATAACAAACACTTTCATCAAGAGCATTGGAAGAGTAAAAACTCTCttgatagaaatttttcacctgccgaaaagtaaataattttcgattaaatacatgcatttatttcaatgaaattggACGAAAGAATATTAACGAAGGAAGaaggaaatttaaattatagcgGCCACAAATGAAAGGGTGTATTATTTAGGGCAAGGATGGCGAACCAATGGTACGCGTGTCTTTAATGGCACGTGGCATAATATTTTGGGCAGGCCACCGATCACATAGTTCACTATGCAGTATTATATTACGAACAAACTCGAGTGATCCTACGAACACAAGCTCGTTTACAATTGCTGATGATGTGTAGTTTGCTTCCGCAAAGCACAGCCTtgccttttattcaaatgaatggcaaattgtaaaaattgaaaatttttttctatcactagCTGACttctgtctataaaataattatttctgctGAACAAGTTCAATGCCAGGCGTATATAGGCTAGCTcttgataaataaacaaaattcttcAACGTCTTTTCAACTAGCTCATATTTCTATGTCTATAATTATGATATTAACGATTGAAATGCTCACCTTTAAGTCTAACAAATAACTAGCTGGAAATATTAATGGAATATATGTGACCATGTAGATCATTGAGGTCCAATCAATAAATACTGATCGAACAccataatatttacttataacatttgcaataattgaatattgtatCCATTGTGCTGCATTCAATGctgaataaaatacaaatatacccAAGATTAACCATCGTTTTCCATACATACGATATTCAGCTTCTTTGATTGGTGAATTTGCATTGGTGCTTGGTGTTGTACCCACATCTGAggaaaattgtattgtatacaCCTCTTTGGTGTTTGAGTGCGGATCAACCATGACGTTATTTTATATGccctgtaataaataataagaagcaGAGATATagcattttcgattttaaaacgtACGTAAGGATATGTTAATTCAAGACCTGGTGACACATTTAGAGCACGGATTTGATCCATCAAGCTATATATAGCTTAAAAATATCGTCTATGATAGTTGTATAGGGAATGATTAGTCTCTCTGGAATTCACAGGTGGGACAGGTGCTGCgcaaggtaaaatatatgtgttgaaaaatattatcgaCCCAacatgaaataacaaaaattatagtttagtaTCAATAATAAGCGTACTAAATGAACCTCAGACTACTTGAGTGGTGGGACACGGAACGAGACCATCCCAatgatattgttttaaatagtaaaatagtatattacactacAAGGGCAGAAAGTTTGAGATTCCTGATGCACTGCCTGCATCATCTATTTATCTTATGTATACTACTTTCTTTATTTTCGCCCGAAAGTACGTACTTACTGCTTCTGTTGGGAGCAAACACGCAATGCTAGTCGTAACACTTTTCGTTGTACGAACTAttcaaaaaagaacaaaaaaccCAACCATACATGTTACCGCAAAAAGACAACTTGAAACCTACTGCACATATTCTTAAAAGCAACGCATTTACGTTTCTACTCT
This genomic interval from Chrysoperla carnea chromosome 1, inChrCarn1.1, whole genome shotgun sequence contains the following:
- the LOC123306201 gene encoding uncharacterized MFS-type transporter C09D4.1 produces the protein MVDPHSNTKEVYTIQFSSDVGTTPSTNANSPIKEAEYRMYGKRWLILGIFVFYSALNAAQWIQYSIIANVISKYYGVRSVFIDWTSMIYMVTYIPLIFPASYLLDLKGLRFTTIIGSFGTCLGAWIKVFSVAPNLFAVTFIGQTFAALSQVFILSVPARLAAVWFGPGQVSSACSIGVFGNQLGVAIGFLLPPMLVRNSDNIDEIGSDLRNMFITVAILTTIIFVLVLFFFSAAPSTPVSAAQAKQQEAPQEPFFNSVKALLSNWDYLKLLISYGINVGVFYAISTLLNQIVLQYYPGAELHAGRLGLMLVLSGMVGSVVSGIVLDKTHRFKETSFGLYLFSLLGMIVYTFTLNCGIAVVYASSILLGFFMTGYLPVGFEFAAELTYPEPEGTSAGILNAASQVFGIAFTSLYSIILTEVGDFWANITMCSALVVGTILTLLTKSNLKRQAAQKT